ATCACGACCGGAATGGGCTTTCCGAGCGTCGTCGTCGGCCTCGTCGTCCTGTTCACCGTCTCGAACCAGGGGCCGCTTGGCTCGCTCGAGCTCGTCTTCACCCCCGAAGCGATGATCCTCTCACAGATCGTCCTCGCCGCGCCGGTCATCACGGGGGTCAGTCTCGCTGCGGTCTCGAGCGTCGAGCGGGGGGTGCGCGAGGCGGCGTTCGCGATGGGCGGCACCCGCCTCGACGTCGCCCTCGTGACGATCAAGGAGGCCAGGTACGGCATCGCGACGGCGGTTTTGGCCGGGTTCGGGCGCGCGATCAGCGAGGTCGGCGGCGTCCTCATCGTCGGCGGGAACATCGCCGGCGCGGACGGCGAGTCCTACACCCGGACGCTAACGACGGCGATCCAGCTCGAGGC
The sequence above is drawn from the Natrononativus amylolyticus genome and encodes:
- a CDS encoding ABC transporter permease, whose translation is MIPPTMVALAAEFPFEWTYIRSIIEVSLYVSLTAVAISTLLSVPIALVVGVKEFRGKGLLTSIITTGMGFPSVVVGLVVLFTVSNQGPLGSLELVFTPEAMILSQIVLAAPVITGVSLAAVSSVERGVREAAFAMGGTRLDVALVTIKEARYGIATAVLAGFGRAISEVGGVLIVGGNIAGADGESYTRTLTTAIQLEARQGRFETAMILGAILVALVLLVNAIVVRLGDGGGGYR